A genomic window from Nicotiana sylvestris chromosome 11, ASM39365v2, whole genome shotgun sequence includes:
- the LOC104224680 gene encoding uncharacterized protein isoform X1, translating to MSGPFDKHQGAMISSSNFIHKTHYEILGVKEDADFEEIRKAYRSAILCFHPDKQQKPSEISNSECLTENKLLDIQRAWETLGNPRSRALYDGELLALRQDIAIAEDVILEDLTVQDSGDVIELSYPCRCGDYYFIDSLELADTGCSISIEGCTVSLLTSKSLPASIVLPCGSCSLKVRLLINGDTRLHRDVHL from the exons ATGTCTGGTCCCTTTGACAAACACCAG GGTGCCATGATTTCGAGCAGCAACTTCATTCATAAGACTCACTATGAGATCCTAGGTGTGAAGGAAGAtgcagattttgaagaaatccgtAAAGCCTATCGGTCAGCCATACTTTGTTTTCATCCAGACAAGCAGCAAAAGCCATCAGAAATATCCAATTCTGAGTGTCTGACAGAGAATAAACTTTTGGATATACAGAGAGCTTGGGAAACCCTTGGCAACCCGAGGTCACGTGCACTTTATGACGGTGAATTGCTAGCTTTGAGACAGGACATAGCAATTGCTGAAGATGTTATCTTAGAGGACCTTACAGTTCAAGATTCTGGTGATGTTATAGAGCTTTCTTATCCTTGTAGATGTGGTGACTACTACTTTATTGATTCTTTAGAATTGGCTGACACGGGTTGTTCAATATCCATAGAAGGGTGTACAGTCTCTTTGCTGACATCTAAATCTTTGCCAGCATCTATTGTGCTTCCTTGTGGATCTTGCTCACTTAAAGTTCGCCTACTGATTAATGGCGATACTAGGCTTCACAGAGATGTTCACTTGTAA
- the LOC104234091 gene encoding calmodulin-binding protein 60 B, which yields MQTRYMERTKSMKRSLEGDEEQQPERKRPALASVIVEALKVDSLQRLCSSLEPILRRVVSEEVERALAKLGPARVAGRSSPKRIEGPDGRNLQLQFRSRLSLPLFTGGKVEGEHGAAIHVVLIDADTGHLVTTGAESCIKLDVVVLEGDFNTEDDEGWTQEEFDSHVVKEREGKRPLLTGELQVTLKEGVGTLGDLTFTDNSSWIRSRKFRLGMKVASGYCEGVRIREAKTEAFTVKDHRGELYKKHYPPALNDDVWRLEKIGKDGSFHKRLNKAAIFTVEDFLRLVVRDPQKLRNILGSGMSNKMWDALIEHAKTCVLSGKLYVYYSDDSRNVGVVFNNIYELNGLIAGEQYYSADSLSDSQKVYVDSLVKKAYDNWNQVVEYDGKSFLNIKQNQKAGSSRNELPVGPVDYPNNMVNQLPQSRLPVSVQSEQSSMDPNLLIGGSGYNDSIVARMPNQSQMMNSSSRSQFESTPFAPQQQITNTHQLQSTSYDNNVGLALGPPQSSSFQTMTSSLPQTNLNPFEDWPHNRDKGVDEFLSEEEIRMRSHEILENDDMQHLLRLFSMGGGHGSVNVSEDGYGFPSFMPSPSPTFGYDEDPKPSGKAVVGWLKIKAAMRWGFFVRKKAAERRAQIVELDDE from the exons ATGCAGACTAGGTATATGGAGAGGACAAAATCTATGAAGAGGAGCTTGGAGGGTGATGAAGAGCAGCAGCCAGAGCGTAAAAGGCCTGCTCTAGCTAG TGTAATTGTGGAAGCTCTCAAGGTGGATAGTCTTCAAAGGCTCTGCTCATCGTTGGAACCGATTCTTCGGAGAGTT GTTAGTGAAGAGGTGGAGCGAGCATTGGCTAAATTAGGACCTGCCAGAGTTGCTGGAAG GTCATCTCCTAAGAGAATTGAAGGGCCCGATGGAAGAAACTTGCAGCTTCAGTTCAGGTCTAGGCTATCTTTACCTCTGTTCACTGGAGGCAAAGTAGAAGGGGAGCACGGTGCTGCTATCCATGTTGTGTTGATTGATGCAGATACTGGCCATCTTGTGACTACTGGAGCTGAATCATGTATAAAACTGGATGTTGTTGTGCTAGAAGGTGATTTCAACACTGAAGATGATGAAGGATGGACGCAAGAAGAATTTGACAGTCATGTTGTTAAAGAGCGTGAAGGAAAGAGACCTCTTTTAACTGGTGAGTTGCAAGTTACACTCAAGGAAGGTGTTGGAACTCTAGGGGATCTCACATTTACAGATAATTCAAGTTGGATAAGGAGCAGGAAATTCAGACTTGGCATGAAAGTTGCTTCTGGATATTGTGAAGGCGTACGCATACGAGAAGCAAAGACTGAGGCTTTCACTGTTAAAGATCACCGTGGAGAAT TGTACAAGAAACATTATCCACCAGCTCTAAATGACGATGTCTGGAGATTGGAGAAGATTGGCAAGGATGGTTCTTTCCACAAGAGGTTAAATAAGGCTGCGATATTTACTGTTGAAGACTTCCTTAGGCTTGTGGTTAGAGACCCGCAGAAACTACGGAAT ATTCTTGGAAGCGGTATGTCAAATAAGATGTGGGATGCTCTAATAGAGCATGCAAAGACTTGTGTGTTGAGTGGGAAGCTTTATGTCTATTATTCTGATGATTCAAGAAATGTGGGTGTTGTTTTCAACAATATTTATGAGCTGAATGGCCTTATAGCTGGTGAACAATACTATTCGGCAGATTCACTTTCAGACAGCCAGAAG GTATATGTCGATTCATTGGTCAAGAAAGCGTATGATAATTGGAATCAAGTTGTTGAATATGATGGCAAGTCATTTTTGAACATTAAGCAAAATCAGAAAGCAGGCTCTTCGAGGAATGAGCTTCCTGTTGGGCCAGTGGATTACCCCAACAACATGGTTAATCAGCTTCCACAATCACGACTTCCTGTTTCCGTCCAATCTGAGCAATCTTCTATGGATCCCAACTTGCTAATTGGAG GTTCAGGTTATAATGACAGCATAGTTGCTAGAATGCCTAACCAAAGTCAGATGATGAATTCTAGTTCCCGTTCACAGTTCGAGAGCACTCCATTTGCTCCTCAGCAGCAAATAACCAACACTCATCAGCTCCAAAGTACGAGCTACGACAACAATGTTGGCCTCGCTCTTGGTCCTCCGCAATCATCATCATTCCAGACAATGACCTCATCTCTCCCACAAACCAATCTTAATCCTTTCGAGGACTGGCCACACAACAGGGACAAGGGAGTTGACGAGTTCTTGTCTGAGGAGGAAATTCGAATGAGAAGCCACGAAATTCTTGAGAATGACGATATGCAACACTTGCTGAGACTCTTCAGCATGGGAGGCGGCCATGGCTCTGTCAATGTGTCTGAAGACGGATATGGTTTCCCGTCTTTCATGCCTTCACCATCTCCTACTTTTGGTTATGATGAGGACCCCAAACCTTCAGGAAAAGCTGTCGTGGGTTGGCTGAAAATTAAGGCTGCAATGAGATGGGGATTCTTTGTGCGGAAGAAGGCAGCTGAGAGGCGGGCACAGATTGTGGAACTGGATGATGAATAA
- the LOC104224680 gene encoding uncharacterized protein isoform X2: MISSSNFIHKTHYEILGVKEDADFEEIRKAYRSAILCFHPDKQQKPSEISNSECLTENKLLDIQRAWETLGNPRSRALYDGELLALRQDIAIAEDVILEDLTVQDSGDVIELSYPCRCGDYYFIDSLELADTGCSISIEGCTVSLLTSKSLPASIVLPCGSCSLKVRLLINGDTRLHRDVHL; the protein is encoded by the coding sequence ATGATTTCGAGCAGCAACTTCATTCATAAGACTCACTATGAGATCCTAGGTGTGAAGGAAGAtgcagattttgaagaaatccgtAAAGCCTATCGGTCAGCCATACTTTGTTTTCATCCAGACAAGCAGCAAAAGCCATCAGAAATATCCAATTCTGAGTGTCTGACAGAGAATAAACTTTTGGATATACAGAGAGCTTGGGAAACCCTTGGCAACCCGAGGTCACGTGCACTTTATGACGGTGAATTGCTAGCTTTGAGACAGGACATAGCAATTGCTGAAGATGTTATCTTAGAGGACCTTACAGTTCAAGATTCTGGTGATGTTATAGAGCTTTCTTATCCTTGTAGATGTGGTGACTACTACTTTATTGATTCTTTAGAATTGGCTGACACGGGTTGTTCAATATCCATAGAAGGGTGTACAGTCTCTTTGCTGACATCTAAATCTTTGCCAGCATCTATTGTGCTTCCTTGTGGATCTTGCTCACTTAAAGTTCGCCTACTGATTAATGGCGATACTAGGCTTCACAGAGATGTTCACTTGTAA